The proteins below are encoded in one region of Aestuariivirga litoralis:
- a CDS encoding NAD(P)-dependent oxidoreductase, translating to MSDVATLLKQRQAALDLTAGGPPQRTANNFFGVGPITDAVRDEAEGRMQRYDFEHWLEQNYRKLDDKGRDLGPFTVAEMSRSMHRGYPADKVILDMMREIHRYFGFPKENRMAVGLGGGHSGFTVCALHLITAGNDKQQIFVDTPAPESEAGKAGGFFRQSWGAQVTEMMRYGKGGNEARLHFTGAEGSIPSADELTKMGIKLFFGVGHETTGATTYNEQDIKNLLAWLDADPANNHAVLDATSLLGSMPWGADLVAQVMRKCCFFMPFQKAIGGISGYFVTSFTPQALALIEANQRSPGFAIPRQLKLAAPVDAKLPLSGKRTVDIGPFYDPAADKMIGGVINTYSILAFAETTFGLLRMEKRVGDVANLNKRSIANREAIKDWIAKSDVLELGVTDATRRGAAVTLLKVKDKDITDPAVHARIIAKSKGLLAFDGINHVDGSHEEGLDVARYINAFPGTPGDYRAWIGGIRDVSEVPALLENVRYAYLRAKIAVLEEELVKAGHNLGASASASSEAVRVDDPKRAYKVLICDLIGLKFDKRGKPDPADVKAHVESKGGTFHLGDQAAHSALKPGIHFFYLPDLSTEAEILPLTSKSQYDAVIAAATFLPKDSVFKLGGVRIGAGTGNMGSASWGGGNGTGGEAALMNTPSFNSRATAQMTMKALLHFMPDLPMGKLHEMSLKGEFDTGKHLRDFPTEKLEGKVMAVIGYGNIGREVAHHALAFGMKVKIHARSKHKVWIESEGFTYAPTVEDAASGADVISIHTGLGPKNANTGRFENEGLINGAILSQLNDGAVVLNYDRGECVDATGLDAAMASGKVRAAAIDADIFKSADGKLTGPLAPFLPLAEKYGPRLLLLPHAAADTDHGSRVAGAKQAVDQIFDVIQYRKVANVTGDLPEGHHSAGPQTVAGVGKVTSGVLSGVVADKSTVSALRKEAEAMAALWAALDSSSPARAAEQIKNHGAELTAAINRYQALTRKLGLWGPYEG from the coding sequence ATGTCAGACGTGGCCACACTTCTCAAGCAGCGCCAAGCCGCCCTTGATCTTACTGCAGGCGGGCCGCCGCAGCGCACGGCCAATAATTTCTTCGGCGTGGGCCCGATCACTGACGCAGTGCGCGATGAAGCCGAGGGCCGGATGCAGCGCTATGATTTCGAACATTGGCTGGAACAGAATTACCGCAAGCTGGACGACAAGGGCCGCGACCTGGGGCCATTCACCGTAGCGGAAATGAGCCGTTCGATGCACCGCGGCTATCCGGCGGACAAAGTGATCCTCGACATGATGCGCGAGATTCACCGCTATTTCGGCTTCCCCAAGGAAAACCGCATGGCGGTTGGCTTGGGTGGCGGCCATTCAGGCTTCACGGTGTGTGCGCTGCATCTGATTACCGCTGGCAACGACAAGCAGCAGATTTTCGTCGATACGCCCGCGCCGGAATCTGAAGCCGGCAAGGCCGGCGGTTTTTTCCGCCAAAGCTGGGGCGCACAGGTCACTGAGATGATGCGCTATGGCAAGGGCGGCAATGAAGCCCGCCTGCATTTCACCGGCGCTGAAGGCAGCATTCCCAGCGCGGATGAACTGACCAAAATGGGCATCAAGCTGTTCTTCGGCGTGGGCCACGAGACGACTGGGGCCACTACCTATAATGAGCAGGACATAAAAAACCTGCTGGCATGGCTGGATGCTGATCCGGCCAACAATCATGCTGTGTTGGATGCCACTTCGCTGCTGGGCTCAATGCCCTGGGGTGCTGATCTGGTCGCGCAGGTGATGCGCAAATGCTGTTTCTTCATGCCGTTCCAGAAAGCCATCGGCGGTATTTCGGGTTACTTTGTCACCAGCTTTACGCCGCAGGCTTTGGCACTGATCGAAGCCAACCAGCGGAGCCCCGGGTTTGCCATTCCGCGCCAGCTGAAACTGGCCGCACCTGTCGATGCGAAGCTGCCGCTGTCCGGCAAGCGTACGGTCGACATTGGACCGTTCTACGATCCTGCTGCCGACAAGATGATCGGCGGCGTGATCAACACCTATTCGATCTTGGCTTTTGCCGAGACGACCTTTGGCCTGCTGCGCATGGAAAAACGCGTTGGCGATGTGGCCAATCTGAACAAACGCTCCATCGCCAATCGTGAGGCGATCAAGGACTGGATCGCCAAGAGCGACGTGCTGGAGCTTGGCGTGACTGATGCCACGCGGCGTGGTGCTGCGGTGACCCTTCTGAAGGTGAAGGACAAGGACATCACCGATCCTGCGGTACATGCGCGGATCATCGCCAAATCCAAGGGGCTGCTGGCCTTTGATGGCATCAACCATGTGGACGGCAGCCATGAAGAGGGCCTCGACGTGGCGCGTTACATCAATGCTTTCCCCGGCACGCCGGGGGATTACCGCGCCTGGATCGGCGGCATCCGCGATGTGAGCGAAGTGCCGGCTCTGCTGGAAAATGTGCGCTACGCCTATCTGCGCGCCAAGATCGCCGTGCTGGAAGAGGAACTGGTGAAAGCCGGGCACAATCTCGGGGCTTCTGCGTCTGCTAGTTCCGAAGCTGTGCGCGTGGATGATCCGAAGCGCGCCTACAAGGTTCTCATCTGTGATCTGATTGGCCTGAAATTCGACAAACGGGGCAAGCCTGATCCGGCTGATGTGAAGGCCCATGTCGAATCCAAGGGCGGCACTTTCCATTTGGGTGATCAGGCAGCGCACAGCGCGCTCAAGCCGGGCATTCATTTCTTCTATCTGCCCGATCTTTCGACCGAAGCGGAAATCCTGCCGCTTACTTCCAAGAGCCAGTATGACGCGGTGATCGCCGCGGCCACCTTCCTGCCCAAGGACAGCGTGTTCAAGCTGGGTGGCGTGCGCATCGGTGCGGGCACCGGCAATATGGGCTCGGCCTCATGGGGCGGCGGCAATGGCACGGGTGGCGAAGCGGCCTTGATGAATACGCCCAGCTTCAACAGCCGCGCCACCGCGCAGATGACGATGAAAGCACTGCTGCATTTCATGCCGGATTTGCCGATGGGTAAGCTGCATGAGATGAGCCTGAAAGGTGAGTTCGACACTGGCAAGCATTTGCGCGACTTCCCCACCGAGAAACTGGAAGGCAAGGTGATGGCCGTCATTGGCTATGGCAATATCGGCCGCGAAGTGGCGCATCATGCGCTGGCTTTCGGCATGAAGGTGAAAATCCATGCTCGCTCCAAGCACAAAGTCTGGATCGAGTCGGAAGGCTTCACCTATGCGCCCACGGTGGAAGATGCCGCAAGTGGCGCTGACGTGATCAGCATTCATACCGGCCTTGGTCCGAAGAATGCCAATACTGGCCGCTTCGAGAATGAAGGACTTATCAATGGGGCCATTCTTTCGCAGCTCAATGATGGTGCTGTAGTACTGAATTACGACCGCGGCGAATGCGTGGATGCTACGGGGCTTGATGCTGCGATGGCCTCCGGCAAAGTGCGCGCCGCTGCCATCGATGCTGATATTTTCAAATCTGCCGATGGCAAGTTGACCGGGCCGCTGGCACCGTTCCTGCCGCTGGCGGAAAAGTATGGACCGCGCCTGTTGCTTTTGCCACATGCCGCTGCCGATACCGATCACGGCTCGCGCGTGGCCGGGGCCAAGCAGGCTGTCGATCAGATTTTCGATGTGATCCAATACCGCAAGGTGGCCAATGTGACGGGCGACCTGCCGGAGGGCCATCACAGCGCCGGCCCGCAAACCGTGGCGGGTGTGGGTAAGGTGACGAGCGGGGTGTTGTCGGGCGTTGTGGCCGACAAGAGCACGGTGAGCGCCCTGCGCAAGGAGGCCGAAGCAATGGCAGCTCTATGGGCTGCACTTGATTCCAGCAGCCCCGCGCGTGCGGCAGAGCAGATCAAAAATCATGGTGCCGAGCTAACAGCCGCGATCAACCGCTATCAGGCGTTGACGCGCAAGCTGGGCCTCTGGGGGCCGTACGAGGGCTAG
- the mbfA gene encoding iron exporter MbfA, giving the protein MKSFSDLTELEILALAISSEEDDARAYAMFGNELMKTYPASAKVFFDMSAEEFEHRDRLTAAYRAKFGDFIPLIRRADVHGFVRHKPVYTILKFGIESMRKRAEVVEAENYRFYIQAAQRASDPSIKALLEDLAAAEKGHESLADKLGLTHLTAEAKEDEGEAAKRLFLLQVVQPGLIGLMDGSVSTLAPIFAAAFATGNTWQTFLVGVAASVGAGISMGLAEGLSDDGKLTGRGHPLIRGLASGVMTAVGGLGHTLPFLIPQFHTAFVFAVVVVLVELAAISWVRYKYMDTPFLKAALQIAVGGFLVFLTGILIGGA; this is encoded by the coding sequence ATGAAATCCTTCTCCGACCTCACCGAGCTTGAAATCCTGGCCCTTGCCATCTCCTCTGAAGAAGACGATGCGCGCGCCTACGCGATGTTCGGCAATGAATTGATGAAGACCTATCCCGCGTCAGCCAAGGTCTTCTTTGACATGTCGGCGGAAGAATTCGAGCACCGCGACAGGCTCACTGCCGCTTACCGCGCCAAGTTCGGCGATTTCATTCCGCTGATCCGGCGTGCGGATGTGCATGGCTTCGTGCGCCATAAGCCTGTTTATACAATCCTCAAATTCGGCATCGAGTCCATGCGCAAGCGCGCCGAAGTGGTCGAGGCCGAGAATTACCGCTTCTATATCCAGGCTGCACAGCGGGCCAGCGACCCCTCCATCAAGGCCTTGCTGGAAGACCTGGCCGCCGCCGAAAAGGGCCATGAGTCACTGGCCGACAAGCTCGGACTGACGCATCTCACTGCGGAGGCTAAGGAAGATGAAGGCGAAGCCGCCAAGCGACTGTTCCTGTTGCAGGTGGTGCAACCTGGTTTGATCGGACTGATGGATGGCTCGGTATCAACGCTCGCACCAATCTTTGCGGCGGCCTTTGCCACCGGCAACACTTGGCAGACATTCCTCGTCGGTGTCGCGGCTTCCGTGGGTGCTGGTATTTCCATGGGGCTTGCCGAAGGCTTGTCCGACGACGGCAAGCTCACAGGGCGCGGCCATCCATTGATCCGCGGCCTCGCCTCAGGCGTAATGACTGCGGTGGGTGGCTTAGGTCACACGCTGCCGTTTCTCATTCCCCAGTTCCATACGGCCTTTGTCTTTGCGGTGGTCGTCGTCCTCGTAGAGCTGGCCGCCATTTCCTGGGTACGCTACAAATATATGGACACGCCATTCCTGAAAGCCGCGCTGCAGATTGCAGTCGGCGGCTTCCTGGTCTTCCTCACCGGGATCCTGATCGGCGGCGCCTAG
- the lepA gene encoding translation elongation factor 4: MTDISLIRNFSIIAHIDHGKSTLADRLIQLTGAVSDREMQDQILDSMDIERERGITIKANTVRLDYKAKDGNTYVLNLIDTPGHVDFAYEVSRSLAACEGALLVVDASQGVEAQTLANVYQAINNNLEIVPVLNKVDLPAAEPERIRQQIEDVIGIDASGAIPISAKTGVGIPDVLEAIVTKLPAPKGDRNKPLKALLVDSWYDPYLGVVVLARVIDGELRKGMKIKMMGTGGGYVLDRVGVSRPKKEIVEVLGPGEIGFITGQIKEVADTRVGDTITEERNPTEEALPGFREAQSVVFAGFFPVDAADFEDLRGAMGKLRLNDASFSYEMETSAALGFGFRCGFLGLLHLEIIRERIEREFNVEIITTAPSVIYKLNMRDKTQIMMHNPADMPDVTLIENMEEPWIEAQVLVPDEYLGSVLKLCEDRRGRQKQLTYAGSRAMVIYDLPLNEVVFDFYDRLKSVSSGYASFDYKMIDYQEADLVKLSILVNAEPVDALSMIVHRSRAEQRGRVMCEKLKDLIPRQMFQIPIQAAIGGKIVSRETISALRKDVTSKCYGGDISRKRKLLDKQKEGKKKMRQFGKVEIPQEAFIAALKMDEN; this comes from the coding sequence ATGACCGACATTTCCCTGATCCGCAATTTCTCCATCATTGCCCATATCGACCATGGCAAATCCACGCTGGCCGACCGGCTGATCCAGCTGACGGGCGCCGTCTCCGACCGCGAGATGCAGGACCAGATCCTTGACTCGATGGATATCGAGCGTGAGCGCGGCATCACCATCAAGGCCAATACCGTGCGCCTCGACTACAAGGCGAAGGACGGCAACACCTATGTGTTGAACCTGATCGACACGCCCGGTCATGTGGACTTCGCCTACGAAGTCTCGCGATCATTGGCCGCTTGTGAGGGCGCATTGCTCGTCGTTGACGCAAGCCAGGGCGTGGAAGCGCAAACGCTGGCCAATGTCTATCAGGCCATCAACAACAATCTCGAAATCGTGCCGGTGCTGAACAAGGTGGATCTGCCCGCCGCCGAGCCTGAGCGCATCCGCCAGCAGATTGAAGACGTGATCGGCATCGACGCATCAGGCGCCATTCCCATTTCCGCCAAAACCGGCGTGGGCATACCCGATGTGCTCGAAGCTATCGTCACCAAATTGCCGGCCCCCAAAGGCGATCGTAACAAGCCGCTGAAGGCACTTCTGGTGGATTCCTGGTACGATCCCTATCTCGGCGTCGTCGTTCTCGCCCGCGTCATCGATGGCGAGCTGCGCAAGGGCATGAAGATCAAGATGATGGGCACTGGCGGCGGCTATGTGCTCGACCGCGTGGGCGTCTCGCGCCCGAAGAAAGAAATTGTCGAAGTCCTCGGCCCCGGCGAAATCGGTTTCATCACCGGCCAGATCAAGGAAGTGGCCGACACGCGCGTCGGCGACACGATCACTGAAGAACGCAATCCGACCGAAGAGGCATTGCCCGGCTTCCGCGAAGCGCAAAGCGTGGTCTTCGCCGGCTTCTTCCCCGTTGATGCGGCGGATTTCGAAGACCTGCGCGGTGCGATGGGCAAGCTGCGTTTGAACGATGCCAGCTTCTCCTATGAAATGGAAACCTCGGCCGCTTTGGGCTTCGGCTTCCGCTGCGGCTTCCTCGGATTGCTGCATCTCGAAATCATCCGCGAACGCATTGAACGCGAATTCAATGTTGAGATCATCACCACCGCACCGAGTGTGATCTACAAGCTCAACATGCGCGACAAGACGCAGATCATGATGCACAACCCGGCCGACATGCCGGATGTGACGCTGATTGAAAACATGGAAGAGCCGTGGATCGAAGCGCAGGTTCTGGTGCCCGATGAATATCTGGGCTCCGTGCTCAAGCTCTGCGAAGACCGCCGTGGCCGCCAGAAACAGCTCACATACGCGGGCAGCCGCGCCATGGTGATCTATGATCTGCCGCTCAACGAAGTGGTGTTCGATTTCTATGACCGGCTGAAGTCGGTTAGCTCCGGCTATGCGTCCTTCGATTACAAGATGATCGACTATCAGGAAGCCGATCTGGTGAAGCTCTCCATTCTGGTGAATGCCGAACCTGTCGATGCACTCTCGATGATCGTGCATCGCAGCCGCGCCGAACAGCGTGGCCGTGTCATGTGCGAAAAGCTGAAGGACCTGATCCCGCGCCAGATGTTCCAGATTCCGATCCAGGCGGCCATCGGTGGCAAGATCGTCTCGCGCGAAACCATCTCGGCGCTGCGCAAGGACGTGACCTCCAAGTGCTATGGCGGCGACATCAGCCGCAAGCGCAAACTTCTCGACAAGCAGAAGGAAGGCAAAAAGAAGATGCGGCAATTCGGCAAAGTCGAAATCCCGCAGGAAGCCTTTATTGCTGCGCTGAAGATGGACGAGAACTGA
- a CDS encoding histidine phosphatase family protein, with protein sequence MLNLYLFRHGQTEWSLSGKHTGRTDIPLTAQGEDEARALIPWVSGIKFDHVYASPRQRAQHTCELVGLKPEIEPELAEWDYGDYEGRLSKDIRTERSGWNVFRDGCPGGETPEQVSARADRLITKLSQLDGNVALFSHGHFSPSLSVRWIGLPITEGQHFKAGTASMSILGYDSSHPETRVISLWNATPRALAG encoded by the coding sequence GTGCTCAACCTCTATCTGTTCCGCCACGGCCAGACCGAATGGTCGCTGTCCGGCAAGCATACCGGCCGCACGGATATACCGCTCACCGCGCAAGGCGAGGACGAAGCCCGGGCGTTGATTCCCTGGGTCAGCGGCATCAAATTTGATCACGTCTACGCCAGCCCACGCCAGCGCGCGCAGCACACCTGTGAACTGGTTGGCCTCAAACCCGAAATCGAGCCCGAATTAGCCGAATGGGACTATGGCGATTACGAGGGCAGGCTTTCCAAGGACATTCGCACCGAACGGTCCGGCTGGAATGTCTTCCGCGATGGCTGCCCTGGCGGCGAAACGCCGGAACAGGTCTCCGCCCGTGCCGACCGGCTGATCACAAAGCTCAGCCAGTTGGATGGCAATGTGGCACTGTTCAGCCACGGCCATTTCAGCCCCTCGCTCAGTGTGCGCTGGATCGGCTTGCCGATTACCGAAGGCCAGCACTTCAAGGCCGGTACGGCGTCGATGAGCATCCTGGGCTACGATTCGTCCCACCCAGAGACCCGCGTAATCTCGCTCTGGAACGCCACGCCGCGGGCTTTGGCCGGTTGA
- the pgi gene encoding glucose-6-phosphate isomerase, which translates to MNAAATAVLKKLKAHHKAQKLDMRKVFDKDAKRFETFSAKADDMLLDYSKCGVSAKTMQLLFSLAKAAKVEAARDHMMRGDILNTTEHRAVLHTALRRPKSEMVFVDGRNVVHDVHDVLEAMARYAEEVRKSNITDVVNIGIGGSDLGPAMATLALAPYHDGPRLHYVSNVDGAHIADTLRDLKAENTLFIIASKTFTTIETMTNARTARAWLVEKLGEAAVGDHFCAVSTALDKVNAFGISEKRTFGFWDWVGGRYSIWSAIGLPVMMAIGPRNFMDFLRGGHAMDLHFSTAPSQQNLPLLMGLLGVWHRNVQNHTSRAIIPYDQHLSRFAAYLQQLDMESNGKRVGKDGKPLKTSSGPVVWGEPGTNGQHAFFQLLHQGTDVIPVEFLIAAEPHEIGIPVHHTLLVANVLAQGQALMKGRTLKEAEAQLLAAGKSKKEAAALAPHRVFTGNRPTLTLAYKKLDPFTLGRLIALYEHRVFVEGIIWGINSFDQWGVELGKELATGLQPAVEGKDVPGLDGSTIGLLKHLKSLR; encoded by the coding sequence ATGAACGCAGCAGCAACGGCAGTTCTCAAGAAACTGAAGGCCCATCACAAGGCGCAGAAGCTCGACATGCGCAAGGTGTTCGACAAGGATGCCAAGCGCTTCGAGACCTTTTCGGCCAAGGCCGATGACATGCTGCTCGATTACTCGAAATGCGGCGTCTCGGCCAAGACCATGCAATTGCTGTTCTCGCTGGCCAAGGCGGCCAAGGTGGAAGCGGCGCGCGATCACATGATGCGTGGCGATATCCTGAACACCACTGAGCACCGTGCCGTGCTGCACACAGCTTTGCGCCGCCCGAAATCCGAAATGGTTTTCGTCGATGGCCGCAACGTGGTGCACGATGTGCATGACGTGCTGGAAGCCATGGCCCGCTATGCCGAGGAAGTGCGAAAATCCAACATCACCGATGTGGTGAATATCGGCATCGGCGGCTCGGACCTTGGCCCCGCAATGGCAACCCTCGCGCTGGCGCCTTATCACGATGGCCCGCGCCTGCATTATGTGTCGAATGTCGACGGCGCGCATATCGCCGATACGCTGCGCGACCTGAAGGCTGAGAACACGCTGTTCATCATTGCATCCAAAACCTTCACCACCATCGAGACCATGACCAATGCCCGCACCGCGCGCGCCTGGCTGGTGGAAAAGCTGGGCGAGGCTGCGGTGGGCGATCATTTCTGCGCTGTCTCCACAGCGCTTGATAAAGTGAACGCTTTCGGCATTTCTGAAAAGCGCACCTTCGGTTTCTGGGATTGGGTCGGCGGGCGCTATTCCATCTGGTCAGCCATCGGCCTGCCGGTGATGATGGCCATTGGCCCGCGCAATTTCATGGATTTCCTGCGCGGCGGCCATGCGATGGATCTGCATTTCTCGACAGCACCCTCGCAACAGAACCTGCCGCTGCTCATGGGCCTGCTCGGCGTCTGGCACCGCAATGTGCAGAACCACACTTCACGCGCCATCATCCCTTACGATCAGCATTTGTCGCGCTTTGCCGCTTACTTGCAGCAGCTCGATATGGAATCAAACGGCAAGCGCGTGGGCAAGGATGGCAAGCCGCTGAAAACTTCGTCTGGCCCGGTCGTCTGGGGTGAGCCCGGCACCAATGGCCAGCATGCCTTCTTCCAGCTGCTGCATCAGGGCACCGATGTGATCCCGGTGGAATTCCTGATCGCCGCCGAGCCGCATGAAATTGGCATTCCCGTGCATCACACCCTGTTGGTCGCCAATGTGCTCGCACAAGGCCAGGCCCTGATGAAGGGTCGCACGTTGAAGGAAGCAGAAGCCCAACTCCTCGCCGCCGGCAAATCCAAAAAGGAAGCTGCAGCCCTCGCGCCACATCGAGTGTTCACCGGCAACCGCCCCACGCTCACGCTCGCTTACAAGAAGCTCGATCCCTTCACCTTGGGCCGCCTCATCGCGCTCTATGAACACCGCGTGTTTGTGGAGGGCATCATCTGGGGCATCAATTCCTTCGACCAATGGGGCGTGGAACTCGGCAAGGAACTGGCCACCGGCCTGCAGCCCGCCGTGGAAGGCAAAGACGTGCCGGGCCTCGATGGCTCCACCATCGGTCTGCTGAAACATTTGAAGAGCCTGCGCTAA